From the Musa acuminata AAA Group cultivar baxijiao chromosome BXJ3-7, Cavendish_Baxijiao_AAA, whole genome shotgun sequence genome, one window contains:
- the LOC103990979 gene encoding transcription factor bHLH18 isoform X1 has protein sequence MPDSSTDLVLREKHLCGSFLSMPNLQGIDESNLLHRWEITSTHEDTPPVAPAPGRGFRQSLSSESQTSHPVPAGLVAGSRLTTRGIISWNFLANEDMDPDASFPAPLLHVPGVSTKPKEEMRVPAAGGKHEAVLHRGATTVNAQAQEHIIAERNRREKLNQKFIALSAIIPGLKKADKASVLGDAVRYVKELEARVKALEDQNVKRTVESVVLVKKSQPSAADADADADDDGSSSDENFDAQPSQKPFPEIEAKVSGKTVLMRIHCENRKGVIVKILSEIESINLTIINTNVMPFLGSSINVTVTAQIEEEFSMTVKDLVRKLGSALS, from the exons ATGCCAGACTCTTCCACAGACCTTGTTCTTCGAGAGAAACATCTTTGTGGTAGTTTTCTATCCATGCCTAATCTGCAGGGAATCGATGAGTCTAACCTTCTCCACCGGTGGGAAATAACATCAACCCATGAAGACACACCACCGGTTGCACCGGCGCCCGGGAGAGGCTTCCGGCAGTCCCTCTCTTCCGAGAGCCAAACCTCTCATCCTGTTCCGGCAGGCCTCGTTGCGGGATCAAGACTGACTACTCGAGGGATCATCAGCTGGAATTTCCTGGCCAACGAAGACATGGATCCCGATGCCTCATTCCCAGCACCTCTTCTACATGTTCCCGGGGTATCTACGAAGCCAAAGGAAGAGATGAGGGTTCCGGCTGCTGGTGGCAAGCATGAAGCTGTTCTTCACCGGGGAGCGACGACTGTCAACGCTCAAGCTCAAGAGCACATCATCGCCGAGAGAAACCGGCGGGAGAAGCTCAACCAGAAGTTCATTGCACTTTCGGCGATAATCCCTGGCCTTAAAAAG GCGGACAAGGCTTCTGTTCTTGGAGATGCAGTGCGATACGTGAAAGAACTGGAGGCAAGGGTGAAGGCCCTGGAAGACCAGAACGTGAAGAGGACTGTGGAATCCGTGGTCCTCGTCAAGAAGTCCCAGCCCTCTGctgctgatgctgatgctgatgctgatgatgatggttcctcctccgatgagaacTTTGATGCACAACCATCACAGAAGCCTTTTCCTGAGATCGAAGCCAAGGTTTCCGGGAAGACGGTGCTGATGAGAATTCACTGCGAGAACCGCAAAGGCGTTATCGTGAAGATCCTATCCGAGATCGAGAGCATCAATCTCACCATAATCAATACCAATGTCATGCCATTTCTTGGCTCCTCTATCAACGTAACTGTGACAGCACAG ATAGAAGAGGAATTCTCAATGACGGTGAAGGATCTTGTGAGGAAGCTGGGATCTGCTTTGAGTTAG
- the LOC103990979 gene encoding transcription factor bHLH18 isoform X2 has product MEAPWNDWFAQSGIDESNLLHRWEITSTHEDTPPVAPAPGRGFRQSLSSESQTSHPVPAGLVAGSRLTTRGIISWNFLANEDMDPDASFPAPLLHVPGVSTKPKEEMRVPAAGGKHEAVLHRGATTVNAQAQEHIIAERNRREKLNQKFIALSAIIPGLKKADKASVLGDAVRYVKELEARVKALEDQNVKRTVESVVLVKKSQPSAADADADADDDGSSSDENFDAQPSQKPFPEIEAKVSGKTVLMRIHCENRKGVIVKILSEIESINLTIINTNVMPFLGSSINVTVTAQIEEEFSMTVKDLVRKLGSALS; this is encoded by the exons ATGGAGGCACCCTGGAACGACTGGTTTGCACAAAGT GGAATCGATGAGTCTAACCTTCTCCACCGGTGGGAAATAACATCAACCCATGAAGACACACCACCGGTTGCACCGGCGCCCGGGAGAGGCTTCCGGCAGTCCCTCTCTTCCGAGAGCCAAACCTCTCATCCTGTTCCGGCAGGCCTCGTTGCGGGATCAAGACTGACTACTCGAGGGATCATCAGCTGGAATTTCCTGGCCAACGAAGACATGGATCCCGATGCCTCATTCCCAGCACCTCTTCTACATGTTCCCGGGGTATCTACGAAGCCAAAGGAAGAGATGAGGGTTCCGGCTGCTGGTGGCAAGCATGAAGCTGTTCTTCACCGGGGAGCGACGACTGTCAACGCTCAAGCTCAAGAGCACATCATCGCCGAGAGAAACCGGCGGGAGAAGCTCAACCAGAAGTTCATTGCACTTTCGGCGATAATCCCTGGCCTTAAAAAG GCGGACAAGGCTTCTGTTCTTGGAGATGCAGTGCGATACGTGAAAGAACTGGAGGCAAGGGTGAAGGCCCTGGAAGACCAGAACGTGAAGAGGACTGTGGAATCCGTGGTCCTCGTCAAGAAGTCCCAGCCCTCTGctgctgatgctgatgctgatgctgatgatgatggttcctcctccgatgagaacTTTGATGCACAACCATCACAGAAGCCTTTTCCTGAGATCGAAGCCAAGGTTTCCGGGAAGACGGTGCTGATGAGAATTCACTGCGAGAACCGCAAAGGCGTTATCGTGAAGATCCTATCCGAGATCGAGAGCATCAATCTCACCATAATCAATACCAATGTCATGCCATTTCTTGGCTCCTCTATCAACGTAACTGTGACAGCACAG ATAGAAGAGGAATTCTCAATGACGGTGAAGGATCTTGTGAGGAAGCTGGGATCTGCTTTGAGTTAG
- the LOC103990978 gene encoding succinate dehydrogenase [ubiquinone] flavoprotein subunit, mitochondrial, whose protein sequence is MWRRCLPRNFRFSRKASPIGSEPIRQSPWTAPRSFSTDSVGRSSYTIVDHTYDAVVVGAGGAGLRAAIGLSEHGFNTACITKLFPTRSHTVAAQGGINAALGNMSEDDWRWHMYDTVKGSDWLGDQDSIQYMCREAPKAVIELENYGLPFSRTEDGKIYQRAFGGQSLDFGKGGQAYRCACAADRTGHALLHTLYGQAMKHNTQFFVEYFALDLLMDSKGTCQGVIALNMEDGTLHRFHAANTILATGGYGRTYFSATSAHTCTGDGNAMVARAGLPLEDLEFVQFHPTGIYGAGCLITEGSRGEGGILRNSEGERFMERYAPTAKDLASRDVVSRSMTMEIREGRGVGPLKDHIYLHLNHLPPDVLKERLPGISETAAIFAGVDVTKEPIPVLPTVHYNMGGIPTNYHGEVVHIKGDDPDAVVPGLMAAGEAACASVHGANRLGANSLLDIVVFGRACANRVAEICKPGEKQKPLEKDAGEKTIAWLDKLRNSNGSLPTSKIRLNMQRVMQNNAAVFRTQETLEEGCQLIDKAWESFHDVKIHDRSLIWNSDLIETVELENLLINACITMHSAEARKESRGAHAREDFTKRDDEKWLKHTLGYWENGKVKLTYRPVHMNTLDDEVESFPPKARVY, encoded by the exons GTTGGGCGCTCTTCATATACTATCGTTGATCACACATATGATGCAGTGGTTGTAGGCGCTGGAGGTGCAGGGCTAAGAGCAGCCATTGGTCTCTCAGAGCATGGCTTTAATACTGCTTGCATTACCAAGCTCTTTCCTACTCGCTCTCACACGGTTGCTGCACAG GGTGGTATAAATGCTGCTCTTGGTAATATGAGCGAAGATGACTGGAGGTGGCACATGTATGATACTGTTAAAGGAAGTGACTGGCTAG GTGATCAGGATTCCATTCAGTATATGTGCAGAGAAGCACCAAAAGCAGTCATTGAACTGGAAAACTATGGATTACCTTTTTCCAGGACTGAAGATGGCAAAATATATCAACGGGCTTTTGGAGGTCAAAGTTTGGATTTTGGAAAAG GTGGTCAGGCATATCGTTGTGCATGTGCTGCTGATCGAACTGGCCATGCCTTGCTGCACACACTTTATGGGCAAGCGATGAAGCATAATACTCAGTTTTTTGTTGAATACTTTGCTTTGGATCTTCTCATGGATAGCAAAG GGACTTGCCAAGGTGTGATTGCGCTGAATATGGAGGATGGGACTCTTCATCGTTTCCATGCAGCCAACACAATTTTAGCTACTGGG GGCTATGGTAGAACTTACTTCTCTGCAACCTCAGCTCATACATGTACTGGAGATGGCAATGCTATGGTCGCACGAGCTGGGTTACCTCTTGAG GACCTTGAGTTCGTTCAATTTCACCCTACAGGCATATATGGTGCTGGATGCCTGATCACTGAAG GATCTCGGGGCGAGGGTGGTATCCTTAGGAACAGTGAAGGTGAACGTTTCATGGAACGATATGCTCCTACGGCAAAGGATCTTGCATCACGCGATGTGGTTTCTAGATCTATGACAATGGAAATAAGAGAAGGTCGTGGTGTAG GGCCACTTAAGGATCACATTTATCTTCATCTGAATCATTTACCTCCGGATGTTCTCAAGGAAAGACTACCTGGGATATCTGAGACTGCTGCTATTTTTGCTGGTGTTGATGTCACTAAGGAACCCATCCCTGTTCTGCCTACCGTGCACTATAATATGGGTGGAATACCGACAAACTACCATGGCGAG GTAGTCCATATAAAGGGTGATGATCCAGATGCAGTGGTTCCTGGTTTGATGGCTGCTGGAGAGGCAGCTTGTGCATCTGTCCATGGAGCAAATAGGCTTGGCGCAAACTCACTTCTTGATATTGTTGTTTTTGGCAGAGCCTGTGCAAACAGAGTCGCAGAAATCTGCAAGCCAG GGGAGAAGCAGAAACCACTTGAGAAAGATGCTGGAGAAAAGACCATTGCTTGGCTGGATAAGTTAAGGAACTCAAATGGTTCACTGCCAACTTCAAAAATTCGTCTAAACATGCAACGGGTGATGCAAAATAATGCTGCTGTGTTTCGAACACAAGAAACACTAGAAGAAG GTTGTCAGTTGATAGACAAAGCATGGGAGAGCTTTCATGATGTCAAAATCCATGATCGGAGTCTGATATG GAACTCCGACTTAATAGAGACTGTTGAGCTAGAAAATCTTTTGATAAATGCATGTATAACAATGCACTCAGCTGAGGCAAGAAAGGAAAGTCGAGGAGCTCATGCTCGCGAAGACTTTACG AAAAGAGATGATGAGAAGTGGCTGAAACACACACTAGG GTATTGGGAGAATGGGAAAGTCAAGCTAACCTATAGGCCTGTCCATATGAACACTTTGGATGATGAAGTGGAGTCATTCCCACCGAAAGCACGGGTTTACTAA